A window of Paenibacillus sp. 19GGS1-52 contains these coding sequences:
- a CDS encoding DUF5682 family protein — protein sequence MKATAEAAVHIFGVRHLSPGGAKHVLDYLDELQPTAVLIEGPADATAEIRHLTNQVTKPPVAILAFTEELPVRTVLWPFAIYSPEYQGMKWAKEHGALAAFIDLPSSVNLALQGALSRNGKDDSKPVVAEPVELSPQVVEEERSVYSRIAELAGEYDYDMYWERNYEHNLNAGAYREAILSFSAEMRVLSEEKEQLEQPAEHAYNYVRESYMRRKIKETMAEGHDPQRIVVICGAYHAAALADLTESMSDAELAGMPSCSTKLTLMPYSYYKLSTMSGYGAGNGAPHYYQMMWEAIEAGTPEDLPHLYLSSVARHVRSGGTHRSTAEVIEAVRMAESLAALHGGSAPTLRDLRDAAQTLLGHGDLSVIAEALAKIDVGTEIGSLAEGVSQTPIQDDLNRWLKRLKLEKYKTTIASDLALDLRENRRVSSVEAAFLDLNRSFLFHRLSFLGISFVRIQASGQQGATWAENWIIQWSPEVEIQVVESTLLGETIEVACAYVLGEKLQECRTIAEASALIRMACQCGMTSQMEVGRQTLQALAADSRDVVQIAAAARELSTIISFGDIRKIDTAPLVPLLEQLFLRGSLYLLDACNCNDEAAGGLIIAINELNTIALNHSETVDEALWLQELLHLSERDDRNPRLSGFACAILMERGAITPEQCAVEVSRRLSPGIPADLGAGWFEGLSMRNRYGLLSRMSLWEQLNDYINSLQDEEFKRALVFLRRAFSSFSAREKTMIAELLGELWGVNVEQAAEILTGELKEEENKMLDELNDFDFGDL from the coding sequence GTGAAAGCGACTGCTGAAGCTGCGGTGCATATTTTTGGGGTGCGGCATCTGTCACCAGGTGGTGCCAAGCATGTACTGGATTACTTGGACGAACTTCAGCCGACGGCAGTACTCATTGAAGGCCCCGCCGATGCTACGGCAGAAATCCGCCATTTGACGAATCAGGTGACGAAACCTCCTGTGGCGATATTGGCTTTTACCGAGGAATTGCCGGTGCGTACGGTTTTATGGCCTTTTGCCATTTATTCTCCAGAGTATCAGGGCATGAAGTGGGCCAAGGAGCATGGAGCTTTAGCGGCATTCATCGATTTACCCTCTTCGGTAAATCTTGCCTTGCAAGGTGCTTTAAGCCGCAACGGCAAGGACGATTCCAAGCCAGTGGTTGCTGAGCCCGTGGAGTTATCACCCCAGGTGGTCGAAGAAGAACGCTCCGTCTACAGCCGTATTGCAGAGCTGGCTGGGGAGTATGACTACGACATGTACTGGGAGCGTAATTACGAGCACAACTTGAATGCCGGAGCTTACCGCGAAGCGATACTTTCCTTCTCGGCAGAGATGAGAGTGCTCTCGGAGGAGAAAGAACAGCTAGAGCAACCTGCGGAGCATGCGTATAATTATGTGCGTGAATCTTATATGCGGCGGAAGATCAAGGAGACGATGGCTGAAGGACATGATCCGCAGCGGATCGTCGTGATCTGTGGTGCATATCATGCTGCGGCTCTCGCTGATCTGACAGAAAGCATGAGTGACGCAGAGCTTGCGGGAATGCCGTCATGCAGCACCAAGCTCACACTAATGCCTTATTCGTACTATAAGCTGTCCACTATGTCTGGCTATGGCGCGGGAAACGGTGCTCCTCATTATTATCAGATGATGTGGGAAGCCATAGAGGCGGGAACGCCGGAGGATTTGCCACATCTGTATTTATCCTCCGTAGCCCGGCACGTCCGTAGTGGTGGAACCCATCGTTCTACTGCTGAAGTGATCGAAGCGGTCCGGATGGCTGAGTCACTTGCAGCGCTGCATGGTGGAAGTGCTCCTACCCTACGTGATCTGCGTGATGCTGCTCAGACACTACTTGGACATGGCGATCTATCTGTAATCGCCGAGGCCTTGGCTAAAATTGACGTAGGTACAGAGATCGGGAGCCTTGCTGAGGGAGTAAGTCAGACACCGATTCAGGATGACCTGAATCGCTGGCTGAAACGTTTGAAGCTGGAGAAGTACAAGACAACTATTGCCAGCGATCTAGCGCTGGATCTGCGGGAGAACCGGAGAGTAAGCTCGGTGGAAGCTGCTTTTCTGGACTTGAACCGTTCCTTTCTATTCCATCGCTTAAGTTTTCTCGGGATAAGCTTCGTAAGAATTCAGGCAAGTGGACAGCAGGGAGCAACCTGGGCGGAGAATTGGATCATTCAGTGGTCACCGGAGGTGGAGATCCAGGTCGTTGAATCCACCTTGCTAGGTGAGACAATTGAGGTAGCCTGTGCATATGTGCTGGGAGAGAAGCTGCAGGAATGCCGCACTATTGCCGAAGCCTCAGCACTCATCCGCATGGCTTGCCAATGCGGGATGACCTCGCAAATGGAGGTAGGCAGACAGACGTTACAGGCGCTTGCTGCTGATAGTCGCGATGTGGTGCAAATTGCTGCGGCAGCCCGTGAGCTATCCACGATTATCAGCTTCGGTGATATCCGCAAGATTGATACAGCACCGCTTGTTCCGTTACTGGAGCAACTGTTCCTGCGTGGTAGCCTCTACCTGCTGGATGCTTGTAATTGCAACGATGAAGCAGCAGGCGGTTTAATTATTGCTATAAATGAATTGAACACCATCGCGCTGAATCATAGTGAAACAGTGGATGAAGCCTTATGGCTGCAGGAACTTCTACACTTGTCGGAGCGGGATGACCGAAATCCGCGTCTATCCGGCTTTGCTTGTGCCATCCTAATGGAGCGTGGAGCGATTACCCCCGAGCAGTGTGCCGTTGAGGTCTCGCGCCGTCTATCACCAGGCATTCCAGCTGATCTAGGAGCGGGCTGGTTCGAAGGGCTTTCCATGCGTAACCGTTATGGTCTTTTGTCAAGGATGAGTCTGTGGGAGCAGCTTAATGATTATATCAACTCCTTGCAGGACGAAGAATTTAAACGCGCGCTTGTTTTTTTGAGAAGAGCTTTTAGTTCCTTTTCAGCAAGGGAAAAGACTATGATTGCTGAACTGTTAGGAGAGCTATGGGGAGTGAATGTGGAGCAGGCGGCGGAGATTCTGACGGGTGAACTTAAGGAGGAAGAGAACAAAATGCTGGATGAGCTGAATGATTTTGATTTCGGGGACCTTTGA
- a CDS encoding AAA family ATPase — MTTDQEQLQDYMRLPAEVLYQEELEALRREDKGKIPSGWQMSPRSVLTFIAGGKAGSTVITPKYIGNTRLIEMAIATLVTDRALLLIGEPGTAKSWLSENLAAAIYGNSGLVVQGTAGTSEEHVRYSWNYAMLLANGPTPEALVRSPIMRAMEDGGIARFEEISRCASEVQDALISILSEKTISVPELGKETSARKGFSIIATANTRDRGVNEMSAALKRRFNIIVLPAPADLETELEIVKKRVREIASSYELQASLPADKALLKVVTIFRELRSGMTLDKKEKIKSPAGVISTAEAISLLTNSMALAASFGSGELTDEDLAAGLQGAIVKDDDKDKLVWKEYLDNVMKKRGAEWRGLYQACKEMNE, encoded by the coding sequence ATGACAACTGATCAAGAGCAGCTTCAAGATTATATGCGATTGCCGGCTGAGGTGTTATATCAAGAGGAGCTGGAAGCACTGCGCCGTGAGGATAAAGGAAAGATTCCGTCCGGGTGGCAAATGTCTCCCCGCTCCGTATTGACCTTCATCGCCGGAGGCAAAGCAGGTTCAACAGTGATTACGCCCAAATATATAGGAAATACTCGCTTGATAGAGATGGCCATTGCAACGCTCGTAACTGATCGGGCGCTGCTCTTGATTGGAGAACCCGGTACGGCTAAATCGTGGCTGTCCGAGAATTTGGCAGCAGCGATTTATGGCAACTCGGGGCTGGTTGTTCAAGGAACCGCAGGTACAAGTGAGGAGCATGTGCGTTATTCCTGGAACTACGCCATGCTGTTGGCGAACGGCCCCACACCCGAAGCGCTTGTGCGGAGTCCGATTATGCGGGCGATGGAGGATGGCGGAATTGCCCGGTTCGAAGAAATATCCCGCTGTGCTTCGGAGGTTCAGGACGCCTTGATCTCCATTTTGTCCGAGAAGACGATTTCTGTGCCTGAGCTTGGCAAAGAGACAAGTGCACGTAAAGGCTTCTCTATCATCGCTACAGCGAATACTAGAGACCGCGGAGTTAACGAAATGTCTGCCGCTCTGAAAAGACGATTTAACATTATCGTGCTGCCTGCTCCTGCGGATCTAGAAACAGAACTGGAAATTGTCAAAAAGCGGGTCCGGGAGATCGCCTCTTCCTATGAGCTGCAGGCTTCTCTGCCTGCCGATAAAGCACTGCTTAAAGTAGTGACCATCTTCCGTGAGCTGCGCAGCGGGATGACATTGGATAAGAAGGAGAAAATAAAATCTCCTGCAGGTGTTATTTCTACGGCAGAGGCCATTTCACTTCTTACGAATAGTATGGCCCTGGCTGCCAGCTTCGGCAGCGGAGAACTGACTGATGAGGATTTAGCCGCCGGGCTGCAGGGGGCAATCGTCAAGGATGATGATAAGGATAAGCTGGTCTGGAAGGAATATCTAGATAATGTAATGAAGAAAAGAGGCGCAGAATGGCGGGGACTGTACCAGGCCTGTAAGGAGATGAACGAGTGA